One segment of Prionailurus bengalensis isolate Pbe53 chromosome E3, Fcat_Pben_1.1_paternal_pri, whole genome shotgun sequence DNA contains the following:
- the GNG13 gene encoding guanine nucleotide-binding protein G(I)/G(S)/G(O) subunit gamma-13, giving the protein MEEWDVPQMKKEVESLKYQLAFKREMSSKTIPELLKWIEDGIPKDPFLNPDLMKNNPWVEKGKCAIL; this is encoded by the exons ATGGAGGAGTGGGATGTGCCTCAGATGAAAAAAGAGGTAGAAAGCCTCAAGTACCAGCTGGCTTTCAAGAGGGAGATGTCCTCCAAGACCATCCCTGA GCTCCTCAAGTGGATCGAGGATGGGATCCCCAAGGACCCGTTCCTGAACCCCGACCTGATGAAGAACAACCCGTGGGTGGAGAAGGGCAAGTGCGCCATCCTGTGA